Proteins from a single region of Hordeum vulgare subsp. vulgare chromosome 6H, MorexV3_pseudomolecules_assembly, whole genome shotgun sequence:
- the LOC123406357 gene encoding mannosyltransferase APTG1-like — protein MSHRRRPHAAGPPPISEEGGGGTPPQPPGKAPRIRPWAERRVLALALAFRAANALLVRTYFNPDEHWQCLEVAHRIAFGYGHLTWEWKRGLRSYLHPLIFAALYKLLAFLHLDTPWFMAMAPRLLQSVFAAFGDLYLYKLSKLIFNEHVAQWTLFSQLVNWFMFFCITRTLSNSLETVLTLAGLYYWFIAIESSKGISVISKQQAASYQSPHSRKVALLIAALACAIRPTSAITWLYVGLLDFIYIKSKCRFLFLEVIPIGAIVLAATTFLDWWMYGSRVIVPLNFLKFNLFSSGGDYYGTHVFHWYFTQGFPSMIWTFLPLSVYGVIKSREWRISGLVAWVLGVYSILGHKEFRFVLPVLPLALMFSGYFLAAMSQFKGKNLHGKRDFSRLQLSVIFLIITNVPMALYMSLFHQRGTEDVMFYLSKEAHNGRVKGVLFLMPCHSTPYYSTLHSNLPMRFLDCTPSDNKGTLDESDRFLMNPLDFVGEVFGNLSSFSHIVLFESEERHVIQLLLHDSFQEVRRFFHSHFKIDRDLQSSVVVYSRRDVL, from the exons ATGAGTCACCGCAGGCGACCTCACGCCGCCGGACCGCCGCCCATCTccgaagagggaggaggaggtaccCCGCCGCAGCCGCCGGGGAAGGCGCCGCGGATCCGTCCGTGGGCGGAGCGGCGGGTGCTGGCGCTCGCGCTGGCGTTCCGCGCGGCGAACGCGCTGCTGGTGCGCACCTACTTCAACCCCGACGAGCACTGGCAGTGCCTCGAGGTCGCCCACCGCATCGCCTTCGG GTACGGCCACCTCACCTGGGAGTGGAAGCGGGGCCTTCGAAGTTACCTCCACCCGCTGATCTTCGCCGCCCTTTACAAGCTTCTGGCGTTTCTCCACCTCGATACCCCGTGGTTCATG GCGATGGCTCCACGGCTTCTACAATCAGTATTTGCGGCGTTCGGAGATCTATACTTGTATAAACTCTCCAAACTTATTTTCAATGAGCACGTTGCCCAGTGGACA TTATTTTCGCAGTTGGTGAACTGGTTCATGTTTTTCTGCATTACACGGACTCTATCAAACAGCTTGGAGACAGTTTTGACTCTGGCTGGACTCTATTATTGGTTTATTGCAATCGAATCTTCCAAGGGAATTTCAGTTATTTCAAAGCAGCAGGCCGCCAGCTACCAAAGCCCCCATTCAAGAAAAGTGGCACTACTCATAGCAGCCTTAGCCTGCGCCATTCGGCCAACAAGTGCCATAACATGGTTGTATGTTGGTCTTTTGGACTTCATTTATATAAAGTCGAAATGCCGATTTTTGTTTCTCGAGGTCATTCCTATAGG GGCCATTGTCCTTGCAGCAACAACATTCCTCGATTGGTGGATGTATGGTTCCCGGGTCATAGTGCCACTTAATTTTTTGAAATTCAACCTATTTTCTTCAGGAGGAGATTACTATGGAACACACGTCTTCCACTGGTACTTCACCCAAGGTTTTCCATCTATGATTTGGACGTTCTTACCACTTTCAGTTTATGGAGTCATAAAGTCTCGAGAATGGAGGATTTCAGGTCTAGTTGCCTGGGTATTAGGGGTTTATAGCATACTTGGACACAAAGAGTTCAG GTTTGTTCTTCCGGTGCTACCTTTAGCTCTGATGTTCTCGGGTTACTTCTTAGCTGCAATGTCGCAATTCAAGGGTAAAAATCTGCATGGGAAACGAGACTTTTCAAGGTTGCAACTGTCTGTTATTTTTCTCATTATAACCAATGTTCCGATGGCCTTATATATGTCCCTGTTCCATCAA AGAGGAACTGAAGATGTTATGTTTTATCTGTCAAAAGAAGCCCATAATGGAAGAGTTAAGGGTGTCCTCTTTCTCATGCCTTGCCATTCGACGCCTTATTACTCTACCTTACACAGTAACCTACCTATGCGCTTTTTGGACTGTACTCCCAG TGATAATAAAGGGACCCTGGATGAGTCAGATCGTTTCCTCATGAACCCACTTGATTTTGTGGGTGAGGTTTTTGGAAATCTATCTTCCTTCAGTCACATTGTGTTATTTGAATCCGAAGAAAGACACGTCATACAGTTGCTTCTGCACGATTCCTTTCAGGAG GTTAGGAGGTTTTTCCACTCCCACTTCAAGATTGATAGAGACCTTCAGTCGTCTGTTGTTGTATATTCACGGAGGGATGTGCTATGA
- the LOC123406359 gene encoding wall-associated receptor kinase 5-like isoform X2: protein MARALPWLTFAATLLLLASIKSSTASRMAKPGCQETCGNLTIPYPFGIGEGCFHEGFDVSCENNTVYRHNSSSRLKIYDINLLGGQAKVNTFIASKCLNDTSGWASLDTGKFFTVSTIANKLTAVGCNTLAFLEGYNEHSVGAGCFSMCVDKESVDDGVQCSGMGCCQTSIAPNLVSSNITFDNRFNNHEVRGFNPCSYAFVAEQDWFRFEASYLEDNKFTEKFNDGVPTVLDWVAGYEYCDEAMKNMSMYACISKNSQCITSPNATGYLCKCKNGFAGNPYLEEGCQDINECNLPHQYPCHGICSNIIGDYDCSCKSGTQSTEPKRKTCDPIAVSERARLTKMFAGISACAVLLLICIFALLIEYQKRKLVKEKKIFFQQNGGLLLYEQIRSKQVDTVRIFTKEELENATNNFDSSRELGRGGHGTVYKGILKDGRVVAIKRSKVMNMDQKDEFAQEMVILSQINHRNVVKLLGCCLEVEVPMLVYECIPNGTLFDLMHGKNRRLSISLDIRLKIAQESAEALAYLHSSASPPIVHGDVKSPNILLGDNHTAKVTDFGASRMLPTDEIQFMTMVQGTIGYLDPEYLQERQLTEKSDVYSFGVVLLELITMKFAIYSDSAGEKRNLASSFLLAMKENGLQFILDKNILEFETELLQEIAQLAKCCLSMRGEERPLMREVAERLRSIRSTWRVQLIQNPSRETECLLENSSHYDPSSTGQHGSLMTLDLESGR, encoded by the exons GTTGCTTCCATGAAGGGTTCGACGTTTCATGCGAGAACAATACTGTTTACAGGCATAACTCAAGCAGCAGACTGAAGATCTACGACATCAATCTGCTAGGAGGGCAGGCAAAAGTCAACACCTTCATTGCCTCCAAGTGCTTGAATGACACAAGTGGATGGGCCTCATTAGATACTGGTAAGTTCTTTACAGTATCAACCATCGCGAATAAATTAACAGCGGTTGGATGCAACACCCTTGCATTCCTGGAAGGCTATAACGAGCACAGTGTCGGAGCTGGGTGTTTCTCGATGTGCGTGGACAAGGAAAGTGTGGATGATGGTGTGCAGTGCTCTGGCATGGGCTGTTGCCAGACATCTATTGCCCCAAACCTAGTTTCCTCCAATATAACATTCGATAACAGATTCAACAATCATGAGGTGCGTGGCTTCAACCCATGCAGCTATGCTTTTGTCGCCGAGCAGGATTGGTTCAGGTTTGAGGCTTCCTATCTCGAGGATAATAAATTCACAGAGAAGTTCAACGACGGGGTGCCAACTGTGCTTGACTGGGTTGCTGGATATGAATACTGCGATGAAGCCATGAAGAACATGTCAATGTATGCCTGCATTAGCAAGAACAGCCAGTGCATCACGTCACCAAATGCTACAGGATATCTCTGCAAATGCAAAAATGGTTTTGCAGGCAATCCCTACCTGGAAGAAGGATGCCAAG ATATCAACGAGTGCAATTTGCCACATCAGTATCCTTGCCATGGAATTTGCAGTAATATAATTGGGGACTATGATTGTTCATGCAAATCTGGGACCCAGAGTACAGAACCAAAGAGAAAAACATGCGACCCAATTGCAGTTTCAGAAAGGGCTAGATTAACAAAAATGTTTGCAG GTATTTCAGCATGTGCTGTACTTCTCCTTATCTGCATTTTTGCACTCCTGATTGAATATCAGAAGAGAAAGCTGGTGAAAGAAAAGAAGATATTCTTCCAACAAAATGGTGGCCTGCTATTATATGAGCAAATCAGGTCAAAGCAAGTTGATACAGTGAGAATATTCACAAAGGAAGAACTAGAGAACGCAACGAACAATTTCGACTCAAGCAGAGAATTAGGAAGAGGTGGCCATGGAACTGTTTACAAGGGAATTCTCAAAGATGGCAGAGTGGTAGCCATAAAGCGCTCAAAGGTTATGAACATGGACCAGAAAGATGAATTTGCGCAAGAGATGGTCATACTTTCACAGATAAACCACAGAAATGTGGTAAAGCTTCTAGGATGTTGCTTAGAAGTGGAAGTTCCAATGTTGGTCTATGAATGCATCCCGAACGGCACCCTATTCGACCTGATGCATGGTAAAAACAGAAGACTTTCCATTTCACTGGATATTCGTCTCAAGATAGCTCAGGAATCTGCAGAAGCACTAGCATATCTGCACTCATCAGCATCCCCTCCCATAGTTCATGGAGACGTGAAATCTCCAAACATTCTCCTAGGCGACAACCACACAGCAAAAGTGACTGATTTTGGAGCATCAAGAATGCTTCCTACAGATGAAATACAATTTATGACAATGGTACAGGGAACTATAGGTTATCTTGACCCTGAATACTTGCAAGAGCGTCAACTAACAGAGAAGAGTGATGTTTATAGTTTTGGAGTTGTGCTCCTAGAGCTCATTACAATGAAGTTCGCAATTTATTCCGACAGTGCTGGAGAAAAGAGAAACCTTGCATCATCCTTCCTTCTGGCAATGAAAGAAAACGGACTTCAGTTCATCTTGGACAAGAATATATTGGAATTTGAAACAGAGTTACTCCAAGAAATTGCTCAACTGGCAAAGTGTTGCTTGAGCATGAGGGGAGAAGAACGGCCGTTAATGAGAGAAGTCGCTGAGAGGTTGAGATCAATACGAAGCACCTGGAGGGTGCAACTGATTCAGAATCCTAGCAGGGAAACTGAATGTTTGCTTGAGAACTCATCACACTATGACCCTTCTAGCACTGGACAGCATGGAAGTCTGATGACGCTAGATTTAGAAAGTGGTAGATGA